The genomic stretch TCCTGGAGACTCAGGAAAGAGTTGTAGCAAACTAAAAAATCCAAAGACAATCTGCTGGAAGAATTTCTTCTTGCTCAGGGGAGCTCgccactattattttattattattttgctcacAAGGCATGTATTATCCTATAACATATTggattttctattaatttttgttgttgtctaaTATCCATCTTTCTCAACTATAATATTGATTCAATACAGACACTTTTTTAGaagtctttctgtcttttttctgaTACATCTTATACACCAAGAATCACATTTGACACATTAGATACTTAATGTGTGCCCATGAAAACAGTGAATAAAAGTTTCTCCACTTCTTCCAAGTTTATTTTTAACACTGGAGCAAATGATTTCTActtgattctctctttttttctcccttccaggCTGCCTTTAGTGCAAAGTCCtcagaatggaaaaatattctggGGGAGGCAAAACCTTAAGGTTGGCAAGAAACAAACCCCAGCCTTATCCTTACTTTCCTTCTCTCAGTTAGATCTCAATGTCCTTGGCTGCAATGCCGTCTCTACCTAGTCTACTTCAAGCTTCCCAGATATGATTTCCTCTCTaagtttctctgtctcttcctgtctctatctctctatcgttctgtttctttccatctctctctttcttgctccaaCTTTCTCAGTCGACTAAAACTAATAGCTACGAATAGCTTTCAGTAATTTGAACATTTCAGAGATGTTTTCCTAGATCAACTGAAATCCCTATGCAAACACTGTCACTGTACTTGCAGATGAAATGATAATCACTTCCCGGCAAGAAAAGGATCTCATGGTAGTCTTAAGTCTTTATCTCAGGGTTAAGATGCCCCCTTTTGTGGAGGTGCTTAGACTGTGACTACGGCAGTTGCTTTCGGAGCAAGAAACTGCATTTGGTAAGCGGACCTTCTTTCAGTTAGAGAGCCATATTCTTAGAGATGTAGAATATTtgttgcaatatatatatattatggtgTAGACATCCCCGTCTATTTCCCCTAAGGTCAAAACTGAACATGGAAAAGAAACATGGGGCAGGGGTATTTTCGGAGAGTTCCTGAGACAAGAACCACCCCAGCCTTCCCACTCAGGGCTGCCTGGCATCTCCTGTTTACCTTCTCTATCATAGCCCCACCTGAAAGACTCTGTCTGAATAAATATACCAAACCTCATAGTCTTAGCTCTCCTCTTAGTAGGAGGGGTAAGTGTGTGTTCAGGTCTTGGCTCCTGTTCAGACACCTGTTGTCTAATGGCAACTGGTACTTAGGACATTTGAAATATCTCTGGTGGCTGCATGCTGCACTTTGGTTGGCAATGGCTGTACATCTCTgaaaactttctgtgatgattgCAAAACGGTACACTTTCATCTCCTTTCTTATGGGTTCCAGGGAGCCAGTTGCACTTGATTTCACCAGTAATATATGTCTATAGACAATTTCTCGGATCAGCGTGAAGAAGGTAAATTATAtctttcatttagaaaaatataaatctcaATTTTACAAAATGTGACTAAGAATTGTCAAGGCTTAGAGAGCAGGAATAATCAGGGACTATATGGGTGTTCATGTCTGATAAATGCAACTCTGATCCTCAACCATATTTAAAAGCGCTTTCAGAGTTCCCAAACCTTTTCATCTGCTCCAGATTCACTGGGTTCTGAAGCCAAAGCTTTCCGAAACTGTTCTTCCTCTCAGCCCCTAAGCAGTGAGCTCTTGGTCTGTTCTGACAGCTGAGATCCTAGCCACGGGAGCTGGGAGGTGAGGAATTTCCTGTCACTATCCCAGAAAGTAAAATATAGCCTCATTATTTCCCAATTGTGTTTccataagaaaaacaaagaattcgataaaagaaacaaagactAGTATTTACTTTTTCATAAATGATTGTAGTTACTGAAGGACATATGGGGCCCATAATCACAACGGGTCTAGGACTCACAGGTATTTTCTTGTCTCCATTATTTACCATAATTGTGTCATTCTCACTCCTGCTTAAATGATTTATTTGgtataatttaaatgtattgGTATGTTTTCTCTATGACTTAATGGGCAACATGCCTCTTTCTCTAACTTGTGTTTGGTGGTTTGTTGATCTCTGATACAAATTTGCTAAATATATTCTGGttgttgttataaaatattttctttccaagaAAATTTTCCAACAGGTTCATGTGCACATCATATGTGAAATTCatattcttttcttattctcttgtttttctccccATCCTCTACAACACTTGGGCCAAACTGTTATGGATTATTGTGTATCCACCAAGAAAGGGCTTTGAGTTTTTAAAGTATCTATTTCTCTGAACTAATCTGTAATTTCCAAGAATCtaatatttctcaatttttaacaccaattattttactttgtaaTTTAACAACTTGTTAATTATTAAACaagtaaaaaatgcaaaaataaagacTATGTTTTGATAGtttctaatttatattctttggaaaatgtctaaattttaagaaattaaaatttttttcaaattgaatgtggctagaaataataatttttcactGCATGGCATTACGTAAGTGTAATAGAATTCTACTCTCATCCTACTTTAGATAATGCCAAACTGAGAAaccattattaatttattttatttttgtctagtCATGAAAATGAAAAGTTGCCATCAGAAGAATCATTATGGAAAGTGAAAGTATGATGCCaaattaaatatttgtcaaataaatgtgtttttttaacttttaggttcagaggtacatgtgcaggtttgttatataagtaaattgtgtgtcacaagGGTTTGAAGTACACATTATTTTGTTATCCAGGTGATAAGCATAGTACCAAATAGGTAGATTTTCTATCCTCACTCTCCCCACTTCCTCAGCCCTCAAGAAGGCCCCACTGTGTGCTATTACCTCCTATGTATCCATTATGTACTCAGTATTTACTtccaacttataagtgacaacatatggtattcagctttctttttctgtgtcagtTCTCTTAGAATAATGACCACCAGGTCCATTAATGTGGCTGAAAATGACAGTATCTTATTctttgttttgaggcagaatctctctgtcacccaggctggagtgcagtggcactatctcagctcactgcagcccccgcctcccagtatcaagcaattcttgtgcctcagcctgctgagtaaatgggattacaggtgtgcaccaccacacccagctagttttgttttgttttgttttgtcttgttttttgagatggagtctcgctctgtcgccagaccggagtgcagtggtgtgatctcagctcactgcatcctctgcctcccgggttcaagcgattctcctgcctcagcctcctgagtagctgggactaccaggtgcacactaccatgcccaactaatttttgtatttttagtagagatggggtttcaccatgttggccaggatggtcccaatctcttgacctcgtgatccgcccacttcagcctcccaaagtgctgggattacaggcatgagccactgcacctggccagtttttgtattttttttttttagtagagatgaagttttgccatgttggccaggctggtctcaaactcctgtcctcaagttatccacccgcctcggcctttcaaagtgctgggattacaggtgtgatatatatgatatatatgtgtcctcatggacacagagaggggaacttcacacaccagggcctgtcagggggttggggtggggaggcaggggagggatagcattaggagaaatacctaatgtagatgacgggttgatgggtgcagcaaactgccatggcacttgtatacctatgtaacaaacctgcatgttctgcacatgtatcccagaacttacagtataataataataataataaaaagagtggTATCTGGGCTATAAGTTCCCTGCAGAGGGTTGCATCATCTATTTTGTCACTGCCCCCACCCTAATGTTTGTAGGCTCATATATTATGCCAGTTAATATGCAAAGACTTAGGGATTTAGTACTGAATAAAAATGAGAATGGCCATGGCCTCATATTGCTTATGAGACTGCCAAAACCGAACGTGGTGTACATAATTACCCAGATGTATGGTGActccttaaaaaatgaaacatagaCTTGCCATGTAATCTTGCCATTTTACTTCTGTGTATATATCCAGGGGAAGTCAAAGCAAATACTTGAGCAGATATTTATACCTCCATGTGCACAGCAGCATTACttacaacaaacaaaaagaataaaccacCCAAATGTTCATAGATGGATGAGTGGAGACATAAACTGTAATGTAGACATACAGTAGAGTATGTATGTCACACAAGGAATGAAATCATGATTGCCACATTCTACAACACGGATGAAACTTGAAGATGTTATGCAAACTGAAATCAGAcaatcacaaaaagacaagtaTTGTATGATTCTTTTTATATGAAGTGCATAGAAAAGGCAaacccatagagacagaaagtagaatattgGCTTccaggggctggggttgggggagagaaaATGGGAATTGGTATTTAATGCATACAGATTTTCAGTTTAGGATCGTGAAAAAGATCTGGAGATGGATGGGGATGATGGTTGCGCAATGGTATGGATGTACTTCCAAGGTGCCGTGTCTCacgcctgtgtgtctgtgtgctagGGTCTCGGGggttttataggcacaggatgggggcgtggcaggccagggtggtcttgggaaatgcaacatttgggcaggaagtGCACGTCCTTACCTAGGTCTgtgagggtggagccctagccagggaccacgccctcctctgcccagcacttcccttccctcttctgtATTATTTAAAGGGACTacacccttcccttcccagcacttcttTATCACCACTTAGAAAggccattatcaaaaagacaaaaaataacaagtggtggctaggatgcagagaaaaggggactCTTGTGCACTGTTGAAGGCAACAAGAAGGAGTGTGGTCATTACAGGAAACAGTACATAGGTTcctcataaaactaaaaagagaacCACCCTATGACCCAGCCAGCCCAGTTCTGGGTATAGATCGAAAGGAAAGGCAATCAGTATATTGAAGGGATAGCTTCACCCcggtgtttactgcagcactattcacaataaccaagatttggaagcaacctaagtgtttatgtacagatgaatggataaggaaaatgtggtacatttacacaatggaatattacccagtcattaaaaagaatgaaatcctgtcatttgtggcaacatggatgagcctggaggaaataagtgagataagccaggcatagaaagacaaaggTAGCATGTTCTTACTCATCTGTGGGAGTTAAAACAGTTGATctcagaagcagagagcagagtCGTGGtaactagaggctgggaagggtgggaagaggggagagggaaaggcTGGTTAAAGGATACAGAATTACAGCTAGATGGAGGAAATAAGTTCTGGTATcctatagcactgtagggtgactatagttaacaatagtttactgtatattttattttttagatgtttttattatactttaagttctagggtaccctAGAAGCTTTATTCAATACTGAATCCCAAAGTCTTTGCATATTAACTGGCATAATATATGAGCCTACAGACATTAGGGTGGGggacagtgaaaaaataaatgatgcaACCCTCTGCAGGGAACTTATAGCCCAGAGAccactctttttttattattatgatactTTAcgttctggggtacacgtgcagaacgtgcaggcttgttacataggtatacatgtgccatgttggcttgctgcacccatcgactcgtcatttacattaggtatttctcctaatgctatccctcccctagccccccagccCCGGGCAGTCCCCAGtgagtgatgttccccgccctgtgtccaggtgttctcattgttcaattcccacctatgagtgagaacatgcggtgtttggttttctgtccttgtgatagtgtactgagaatgatggtttccagcttcatccatgtccctgcaaaggacataaactcatcctttttatggctgcatagtattccatggtgtatatgtgccacattttcttaatccagtctatcattgatggacatttgggttggttccaagtctttgctattgtgaatagtgccacagtaaacatacgtgtgcatgtatctttataatagcatgatatataattctttgggtatatacccagtaatgggattactgggtcaaatggtatttctagtcctagatccttgaggaatcgccacactgtcttccataatggttgaactaatttacattcccaccaacagtgtaaaagattTCCTAtatctccacatcttctccagcatctgttgtttcctgactttttaatgattgccattctaactggtgtgagatggtatctcatagtggttttgagtttattgtatgttttcaaagagctagaactcctgggctcaagtgatccacctgccttggcctcccagagtgctgggattaagtgTGTCTTTATTATAACTTACAAttggcacataataattgtatatatttgtaggGTATAGAGTTGATATTtcaacacatatatataatgtgtaatggTTAAATAAGAGTAATGAACATATCTGCCATTTCAAACATTTATCGTTTCTTTGTGttgaaaacattcaaaatcctctatctgaaaatatacaataaactcTTAATGAGTCAATAGGTTGTCGTTGGTGGCACTTCTTGTGGTTATAGGGATTACTCTTTGCTGTCCGTGTTTGTTGAATGGTTCATTTCTTACACACCTAATTATCCATGGAAGGTAGTTCTTAGTGCTCTCCTGGGGGTCAGACTGAAAAAGAGGGGATTGTTCCAGCTGTCCCTGCTGCATGACCTCTACTCCTCCAAACATATCATCTGCTTAGGGTTTTGCCCAGCACAGGAGGGTCTAGTGTGaacctcacacacacacgtgggACAGACACCCATATCTGACAATGTCGCAGTAAATCTGTTTCACACAAACAAGGGAGATGATTCAGTGTGGACCACGGGCCCATGTCAATGAGCAGAGATATTCCAGCGCCTGTCCACACACACAGGGGAGGAGGAACCACAGCTTCCAGCCTCACCCAGAGCCCTGACTCCTCCCTGCCTGTGAGGACCTGGGGTTCCACTTCTGTCCCACACACACAGGTGGAAATCTCCCCCACTAATGAGCCCTGGGTGGTCCCAGGCACCAGCGGTCCCTCGGCTCTGGTCTATGATCTGTCTTACAGCACCCTGTCTATTTCAGGAATttgttatttaactttttctaCGTTAAGACCATGACTACAGGACTCAGAAATATCGTAACTAGGTTTCTCAGTGTTCAAAGCTGACGTCCGCTTTTCATGGGGGCATCAATCATCCTCCCCCACTGTGGAGCCCAACATCAAGATCCTCTCCCGTCCCCACCCTCCTGTCTTAACTGGTCTAGAAATTAACCATGGCTAAGCCCCTCCCATGTCCTGGGCACCACTGACCCCCACAGCCACTGTGATGAGTGGGGTTCATGACAACAGGCTCcaaacgaggaaactgaggctcagggatggGATAttactgcccaaggtcacacaggcagGGGATGATAATCAGGAATTAAATAAAAGTCACCTCCCAACCCAATGTCCGAAATCAGAGCTCAAACCTAACGTAATTGCTCCAAAAACCTTAAACGTGGATTAAGGCACAGAGGAAGGCCCAGGAAGTGAGGGGCACTGAGGAGGCAGGAATGACTTAGAGGTTTGTTCTCAGGGGTGGGGGGTAGATGCTGctgcaaaaagaaaggaaggaaagatggagggaaggagggaaggaagaaggaaggagggagagagggagggagcgaggaagaggaaggaaggaaggaaaaaaataggaagTTTGGTAGAAAGGAAGAGACTGTTCTTGAAGGGACAAGAAAGGGACTGTTTGGTAGAAaggaaacacacactccaaggacagaaaaacatatgttttattctctttattccCTGCATCTCTCTTGTGTTCTCACTGCCACACGCAgctcagcctgggctacacagccaGGTGTCAGGTGCATCTCTGCTGATCTGAGTCTGCCTGCAGCATGGACCTCGGTCTTCCCTGAAGCATCTCCAGGGCTGGAAAATCACTCACCATGGTAAGGACCCCGCAACGCTGAGCTGATGGACGggctgaaggagggagggagacccCATGGGGAGGCTCTGAGAGGGAGGAGGTCACCCTCGCCTGAAAGGGGCTGACTCAGGAAGGCACCGGGTCTATTTGCTGCTGTGTCCCGGCTCTCAGTGAGATAAAGATAAATCAGGCAGACAGTGGCCTGGGGGCAGGGAGACCCCATTTCTCTCTGAAATGTCTGCAGAGAGCCTGGTGCCCGCCCCCATCTCAGCCCTGGGGAATGAGAGCCAGCCTCCTGGGGAGGGCAGTTTCCGTTCCTGTGGGCTGCGGATGAGATAACTCCATGACAAGAAGGACCCAGCCTCCGAGGGGCCACAccctgtgtgtctctctgtcctGCCAGCACCAAGGGCTCATCCATTTGCAAAGCTGAAAGGAGGCAGGGGAGACGCCATGGCCGTCGCCCTCACAGCCTTGCTTTGCTTTGGTGAGATTTGAAGAGGAGAGAGGAAACCCCACAGGCCCTGGCCCATGAAGAGTTCCCAGGGCTTTAGGGAGCTCCCAGGCAGAGGAGGACTTGCTCAGGCTTCAGGAGGCAAATCCCTCACAGGGAATTCTCTTCCAGGGCTGAGTCTGGGCCCCAGGACCCGCGTGCAGGCAGGTGAGTCTGTCCCCAGCTCTCCCAGGTCCCTCCTCCTCACCCTGGACAGCTGGGGATGGAGACAGCCGTTCTGGGCAGGGAGCTGGGATGATCTGAGTGATGGGGAAGGTCTTGGGATCCAGGCTTTGATTTCCTTCCATGTACTCTCCCCAAGCCCACCCTCTGGGCTAAGCCAGGCTCTGTGATCAGCTGGAGAAGCCCCATGACCACCTGGTGTCAGGGGACCCTGGAAGCCCAGgagtaccatctgtataaagagggaagcACAGAGCCCTGGGACAGAACGAATCCACTGGAGACCAGGAACAAGGCCAGATACTCCATCCCATCCATGACACAGCACCATGCAGGGAGATATCAGTGTTACTATCTCAGCCCTGCAGGCTGGTCAGAGCCCAGTGACCCTCTGGGGCTGGTGGTGACAGGTGAGAGGACACTCAGGGGTCCCAGCCCCAGGCTCTGCCCTCAGGAAGGGGGTCGGCTCTCAGGGGTGTctccctctcacagcccagccctGGGGATGATGTGGGAGGTGGGAGCCCCATTTAACACGGTGCCTCCTTCTCTCCTAGGATTCTACAGCAAACCCACCCTCTCAGCTCTGCCCAGCCCTGTGGTGGCCTCAGGGGGGAACGTGACCCTCCGATGTGGCTCACAGAAGGGATATCACCATTTTGTTCTGATGAAGGAAGGAGAACACCAGCTCCCCCGGACCCTGGACTCACAGCAGCTCCACAGTGGGGGGTTCCAGGCCCTGTTCCCTGTGGGCCCCGTGACCCCCAGCCACAGGTGGACGTTCACATGCTATGGATCCTACAGGAACACCCCCCAGGTGTGGTCCTGCCCCAGTGACCCCCTGGAGATTCTGCCCTCAGGTGAGGGAGCCACGGCCTTCTCTAACACACTTTCGGGGCAGCTGACAGGTTGTGGGGAGTTTGGCTGGTGACTGAATCTGGAAAGGACCCAGAGTGATGTGTTGATGGACGGGCTGAAGGCGTGAGGGAGACCCCATGGGGAGGCTCTGACATGGGAGGACAGAGCTCTCCCCCTGTCCTGGCCCCTGGAGAGACCCTGACCCTCCAGTGTGGCTCTGATGTCGGCTACGACAGATTCACTCTGTACAAGGAGGGGGAACGTGACTTCCTCCAGCGCCCTGGCCAGCAGCCCCAGGCTGGGCTCTCCCAGGCCAACTTCACCCTGGGCCCTGTGAGGGGCTCCCACGGGGGCCAGTACAGATGCTCCGGTGCACACAAACTCTCCTCCAAGTGGTCGGCCCCCAGTGACCCCCTGGACATCCTGATCGCAGGTGAGGAGCCCAGTGGGTTCagtcagggacccaggctctgcACAGGCATTGCCGGGGGAGCCCAGGTGGTGATGGCCGGGATGAGAGGTGGGGGTCTCaaaggagggagagacagagagagacaggggatgtgggggagggggagactcagaaaacagacacagagactgaGGGTCCCAGAGAGGGGCCTGGGGAGGTGTCAGCTCAGAGCAAGGTGGGGCAGCCCCTCACCCATCTGTCTTCTGTCCAGGACAGATCCCTGGCAGACCCTCCCTCTCAGTGGAGCCGGGCCCACAGTGGTCTCAGGAGAGAACATGACCCTGCTGTGTCAGTCACAAGAGTGGATGCACACTTTCCTTCTGACCAAGGAGGGGGCAGCCCATCCCCTGCTGTGTCTGAGATCAAAGTACAGAGCTCATAAGTACCAGGCTGAATTCCCCATGAGTCCTGTGACCTCAGCCCACACGGGGACCTACAGATGCTACAGCTCACTCAGCTCCGACCCCTACCTGCTGACTCACCCCAGTGGCCCCGTGGAGCTCGTGGTCTCAGGTGAGGGCCCTGACCCTGTCCTCTGTGAGCTCAAAGGCTCAGCTCAGGCCCTGTCCCCAGCAGAGCTCTGGACACTAAGGAAAAAGGGGAGTGAAGGGAGAGGGTCCACAGGGGAGGGTCCAGCCCATGGGAAGATGGAAATAGACA from Pan paniscus chromosome 20, NHGRI_mPanPan1-v2.0_pri, whole genome shotgun sequence encodes the following:
- the LOC103783592 gene encoding LOW QUALITY PROTEIN: leukocyte immunoglobulin-like receptor subfamily A member 6 (The sequence of the model RefSeq protein was modified relative to this genomic sequence to represent the inferred CDS: inserted 1 base in 1 codon); amino-acid sequence: MAVALTALLCFGLSLGPRTRVQAGFDFLPCTLPKPTLWAKPGSVISWRSPMTTWCQGTLEAQEYHLYKEGSTEPWDRTNPLETRNKARYSIPSMTQHHAGRYQCYYLSPAGWSEPSDPLGLVVTGFYSKPTLSALPSPVVASGGNVTLRCGSQKGYHHFVLMKEGEHQLPRTLDSQQLHSGGFQALFPVGPVTPSHRWTFTCYGSYRNTPQVWSCPSDPLEILPSGVRETPWGGSDMGGQSSPPVLAPGETLTLQCGSDVGYDRFTLYKEGERDFLQRPGQQPQAGLSQANFTLGPVRGSHGGQYRCSGAHKLSSKWSAPSDPLDILIAGQIPGRPSLSVEPGPXVVSGENMTLLCQSQEWMHTFLLTKEGAAHPLLCLRSKYRAHKYQAEFPMSPVTSAHTGTYRCYSSLSSDPYLLTHPSGPVELVVSGAADNLSPSQNKSDSETASHLQDYTVENLIHMGVAGLVLVVLGILSFEAWHSQRSFPRCSREVNSREDNVLYRVVKPREQI